One segment of Theobroma cacao cultivar B97-61/B2 chromosome 9, Criollo_cocoa_genome_V2, whole genome shotgun sequence DNA contains the following:
- the LOC18587865 gene encoding 40S ribosomal protein S12 has protein sequence MSGEEVAVATPEVPVAAGEPMDINTALPLVVRKSQAHGGLARGLHEAAKAIEKNTAHLCVIAEDCDQPDYVKLVKALCADHNVKVLVAPSAKTLGEWAGLCKIDSEGKARKVVGCSCVVVKDYGEQHEGVEVVQQHKD, from the exons ATGTCCGG AGAAGAAGTTGCTGTTGCTACACCTGAGGTACCAGTTGCAGCTGGTGAGCCAATGGACATCAACACAGCCTTGCCCCTTGTGGTGAGGAAGTCACAAGCTCACGGTGGTCTTGCGCGTGGCCTCCATGAAGCTGCCAAGGCAATTGAAAAGAACACCGCACATCTTTGTGTTATTGCTGAGGACTGTGACCAGCCAGATTATGTTAAACTGGTCAAGGCACTCTGTGCAGATCACAATGTTAAAGTGCTAGTTGCACCGAGTGCAAAAACCCTTGGCGAGTGGGCTGGT TTGTGTAAGATAGATTCTGAGGGGAAAGCAAGGAAGGTAGTCGGTTGCTCTTGTGTAGTTGTGAAG GATTACGGGGAACAACACGAGGGTGTTGAAGTTGTTCAGCAGCACAAGGATTAA
- the LOC18587867 gene encoding probable CCR4-associated factor 1 homolog 7 — translation MSILPKSESIHIREVWEENLGSEIELIKNIVDEYPYIAMDTEFPGIVLRPIGNFKSSFEYNYQTLKANVDLLKLIQLGLTFSDDKGNLPTCGTDKFCVWQFNFREFDPNEDVYANDSIELLSQSGIDFKKNKEKGVSAHRFSELLMSSGVVLNDSVHWVTFHSGYDFGYLLKLLTCKNLPETQAEFFSLIDIYFPTLYDIKHLMKFCNSLHGGLNKLAELLDVERIGICHQAGSDSLLTSCTFMKLKENFFSGSTEKYAGVLYGLGVENGQNTH, via the coding sequence ATGTCGATTTTGCCAAAGAGTGAATCGATTCACATTAGGGAAGTTTGGGAGGAGAATCTAGGAAGTGAAATCgagttaattaaaaatattgtgGACGAGTACCCTTACATCGCTATGGACACTGAGTTCCCGGGTATTGTTCTACGCCCAATAGGCAATTTCAAGAGTAGTTTTGAATACAATTACCAAACTTTGAAAGCAAATGTTGATCTTTTGAAATTGATTCAGTTGGGCCTTACTTTCTCTGATGACAAAGGGAATTTACCTACTTGTGGAACTGATAAATTCTGTGTTTGGCAATTCAATTTCCGTGAATTCGATCCCAATGAGGATGTTTATGCTAATGATTCCATTGAGCTTTTATCTCAAAGTGGCATTGATTTTAAGAAGAACAAGGAAAAGGGTGTTAGTGCTCATCGGTTTAGTGAACTGTTAATGTCATCTGGGGTTGTTTTGAATGATAGTGTGCATTGGGTGACTTTTCATAGTGGTTATGATTTCGGGTATTTGCTTAAGTTGCTTACTTGCAAGAATCTTCCCGAGACACAAGCAGAGTTCTTTAGTTTGATCGATATCTATTTCCCTACTCTTTATGATATCAAGCATCTGATGAAGTTTTGCAACAGCCTTCACGGCGGGTTGAACAAGCTTGCAGAGCTGTTAGATGTGGAGAGGATTGGTATCTGTCACCAAGCTGGTTCGGATAGTTTGCTTACTAGTTGTACAtttatgaaattgaaagaaaatttctttagtGGGTCGACTGAGAAATATGCTGGTGTTTTGTATGGTCTTGGTGTTGAGAATGGACAGAATACACATTAG
- the LOC18587866 gene encoding protein RTF2 homolog, whose protein sequence is MHLQFFVRSPNHQTLTLTLEATQSLTLHHLKSSVLPEPQLLSSFYFTFNGKPLADSTLLPNSQLTPLSTLFLVPRLSGGGGDGGATGAESRDCYLKMYAVKKPDKVDPNEQRLGKWLNCALSNEPLREPCVIDKLGNIFNKEALVQALLGKKLPKEFRHVKGLKDMVNIKLSVIPGKESDAADGATFQCPITGLEFNGKYKFFALKNCGHVVSAKALKEVKSSACLVCHKEFVESDKMVINGNEEEVAVLREMMEEEKAKTVKEKKKRGIDVLDGEKGCGKLEGNGKLENEKALSNGGVKKFRAADLAPANATKEVYASIFTSSNKSNFKETFTCRSLPLGRN, encoded by the coding sequence ATGCATCTTCAGTTCTTCGTCCGATCCCCAAATCACCAAACGCTGACCCTAACCCTAGAAGCAACCCAATCCTTAACCCTCCACCACCTCAAATCGTCTGTCCTTCCGGAGCCCCAGTTGCTCTCCTCCTTCTACTTTACCTTCAATGGAAAACCTTTGGCCGATTCTACCCTTCTCCCAAATTCCCAACTCACCCCTCTCTCCACCCTCTTTCTCGTCCCCCGCCTCTCTGGCGGCGGCGGAGATGGCGGAGCCACGGGAGCGGAGTCCCGTGACTGTTATCTCAAGATGTACGCTGTTAAAAAGCCCGATAAAGTCGACCCGAATGAGCAAAGGCTCGGTAAGTGGCTCAATTGCGCGTTATCTAATGAACCCTTGAGAGAACCTTGTGTGATTGATAAATTGGGGAATATTTTCAATAAGGAAGCTCTTGTTCAAGCTTTGTTGGGCAAGAAATTGCCCAAAGAGTTTAGACACGTAAAGGGTTTGAAAGATATGGTCAATATTAAGTTGTCGGTAATTCCCGGGAAGGAATCGGATGCTGCTGATGGAGCCACGTTTCAGTGCCCGATAACGGGGCTTGAATTCAATGGGAAGTATAAGTTTTTTGCATTGAAGAATTGTGGGCATGTGGTTAGTGCCAAGGCTTTGAAAGAGGTTAAGTCATCAGCTTGTTTGGTTTGTCATAAGGAGTTTGTGGAGTCTGATAAGATGGTGATTAATGGGAATGAGGAGGAGGTAGCTGTGTTGAGGGAGATGATGGAGGAAGAGAAGGCGAAAACAgtgaaggagaagaagaaaaggggtATTGATGTTTTGGATGGGGAGAAGGGTTGTGGTAAATTGGAAGGGAATGGAAAACTTGAGAATGAGAAGGCATTGAGTAATGGTGGGGTGAAGAAGTTTAGAGCTGCGGATTTGGCACCAGCTAATGCCACAAAAGAAGTTTACGCATCTATATTTACTTCTTCAAACAAGTCGAATTTTAAGGAAACTTTCACCTGTAGATCACTCCCGCTTGGTCGGAATTGA
- the LOC18587864 gene encoding NADP-dependent glyceraldehyde-3-phosphate dehydrogenase: MAGTGVFADILDGDVYKYYADGEWKKSSSGKAVAIINPTTRKTQYKVQACTQVEVNKVMESAKTAQKSWAKTPLWKRAELLHKAAAILKEHRAPVAECLVKEIAKPAKDAVTEVVRSGDLVSYCAEEGVRILGEGKFLVSDSFPGNERTKYCLTSKIPLGVVLAIPPFNYPVNLAVSKIAPALIAGNSLVLKPPTQGAVSALHMVHCFHLAGFPKGLISCVTGKGSEIGDFLTMHPGVNCISFTGGDTGIAISKKAGMIPLQMELGGKDACIVLEDADLDLVAANIIKGGFSYSGQRCTAVKVVLVMESVADVLVEKVKAKVAKLTVGAPEDDCDITPVVSESSANFIEGLVKDAKEKGATFCQLYKRDGNLIWPLLLDNVRPDMRIAWEEPFGPVLPVIRINSIEEGIHHCNASNFGLQGCVFTKDVNKAILISDAMETGTVQINSAPARGPDHFPFQGLKDSGIGSQGITNSIHMMTKIKSTVINLPTPSYTMG; this comes from the exons ATGGCTGGGACTGGAGTGTTTGCAGATATTTTGGACGGAGATGTTTACAAGTACTATGCTGATGGAGAATGGAAGAAGTCTTCTTCAGGGAAAGCTGTTGCTATTATCAACCCAACTACGAGAAAGACTCAGTACAAGGTTCAAG CTTGTACACAAGTAGAGGTGAACAAGGTCATGGAATCTGCAAAAACTGCGCAAAAATCATGGGCTAAGACTCCACTTTGGAAGCGAGCAGAGCTCCTTCACAAAGCTGCTGCCATCCTGAAGGAGCATAGAGCACCTGTTGCGGAGTGCCTGGTTAAGGAAATTGCAAAACCAGCCAAAGATGCAGTTACCGAG GTTGTTAGGTCCGGGGATCTTGTTTCTTACTGTGCTGAAGAGGGGGTCAGGATTCTTGGCGAAGGGAAATTCTTGGTTTCTGATAGTTTTCCCGGGAATGAGAGAACCAAATATTGCCTCACCTCCAAG ATTCCACTTGGAGTGGTTCTAGCCATTCCACCATTCAACTATCCTGTCAACCTGGCTGTTTCAAAAATTGCACCGGCATTAATTGCTGGAAACTCCCTTGTACTCAAGCCGCCAACACAG GGTGCTGTTTCTGCTCTCCATATGGTGCACTGCTTTCATTTGGCTGGTTTTCCCAAAGGGCTCATCAGCTGTGTGACAGGGAAAGGCTCTGAGATTGGTGATTTCCTTACAATGCATCCTGGAGTTAACTGTATAAG CTTCACTGGTGGAGACACTGGTATTGCAATCTCAAAGAAGGCAGGAATGATCCCTCTTCAGATGGAGTTGGGAGGAAAAGATGCCTGTATTGTACTTGAGGATGCTGACTTAGATTTGGTTGCTGCAAACATTATAAAAGGAGGATTTTCTTACAG TGGTCAAAGATGCACTGCTGTTAAGGTTGTCTTGGTGATGGAATCTGTTGCTGATGTTCTGGTGGAAAAGGTGAAGGCCAAAGTGGCAAAGTTAACAGTTGGAGCACCGGAAGATGACTGCGATATCACTCCAGTTGTGTCAGAGTCGTCTGCAAATTTCATTGAAGGGCTGGTGAAGGATGCCAAAGAGAAAGGAGCTACATTTTGTCAGCTGTACAAGAGAGATGGCAACCTTATCTGGCCATTGTTGTTGGACAATGTTCGACCTGACATGAGGATTGCCTGGGAGGAACCATTTGGACCGGTTTTGCCAGTTATAAGGATCAACTCCATTGAGGAAGGAATCCACCATTGCAATGCCAGCAACTTTGGACTCCAG GGATGTGTCTTCACTAAGGATGTCAATAAAGCAATATTGATCAGTGATGCAATGGAGACGGGGACGGTTCAGATCAATTCTGCACCAGCTCGTGGGCCAGATCATTTCCCATTCCAG GGTTTGAAAGATAGTGGAATCGGGTCACAGGGGATTACCAACAGCATCCACATGATGACCAAGATAAAGAGCACCGTCATCAACTTACCCACCCCATCTTACACCATGGGTTAG
- the LOC18587863 gene encoding transcription factor bHLH66 yields MQPCSREMQAMNSLLNPAQQIPLQDLQNNGNSNGHQQIQNPQFDPTSSHDDFLEQMLSTLPSCSWSDLKSPWDPPKADETGGANLDNNVGFHYDEILASKLRQHQINGGGGSSPATAAMKMMMQQQMMLAGRAAAAAAAGGGGGGGGLTMPLSLGSSAAGSHQNDIVDGSSFKSPNHQGGEGSVQALFNSFGAGSLHGTNQSSNQPQHFHHPQGGTMQLAQNFGAPAGTVMNQSQAIGSTGGTPAQPKQRVRARRGQATDPHSIAERLRRERIAERMKALQELVPNANKTDKASMLDEIIDYVKFLQLQVKVLSMSRLGGAAAVAPLVADMPSEGGGDCIQTSANGGSLPRNSNGNQTSSSNDSLTVTEQQVAKLMEEDMGSAMQYLQGKGLCLMPISLATAISTATCHSRNPMINNGNANNGGNHPLLQSTGEGPSSPSMSVLTVQSATMGNGVVDGSVKDAASVSKP; encoded by the exons ATGCAGCCTTGTAGCCGGGAAATGCAAGCAATGAACTCGCTTCTAAACCCAGCCCAACAAATTCCACTCCAAGACCTTCAGAACAACGGCAACAGCAACGGTCACCAACAGATCCAAAACCCACAGTTCGATCCCACATCGTCCCACGACGACTTCTTGGAACAGATGCTCTCGACCCTCCCTTCTTGCTCTTGGTCCGACCTCAAGTCGCCTTGGGACCCGCCTAAAGCCGATGAAACGGGTGGTGCTAATTTGGACAACAATGTTGGGTTCCACTACGATGAGATTCTAGCTTCCAAGCTTAGACAACATCAAATCAACGGTGGAGGAGGGTCTTCTCCCGCTACTGCAGCCATGAAGATGATGATGCAACAGCAGATGATGTTAGCAGGAAGAGCCGCCGCGGCCGCCGCTGCtggtggtggtggaggaggagGAGGGTTGACTATGCCCTTGTCTTTGGGGAGTTCTGCAGCTGGGTCTCATCAGAACGACATCGTTGATGGGTCTTCGTTTAAATCCCCTAATCATCAG ggAGGAGAGGGTTCCGTGCAAGCTTTGTTTAATAGTTTTGGTGCTGGATCTCTGCATGGGACAAATCAGTCATCGAACCAGCCTCAGCATTTTCACCATCCTCAG GGAGGGACTATGCAGCTGGCACAAAACTTTGGAGCTCCTGCAGGAACTGTGATGAACCAAAGCCAGGCAATTGGTTCCACGGGGGGTACACCGGCTCAACCAAAACAAAGAGTTAGGGCTAGGAGGGGTCAAGCTACTGACCCCCACAGTATTGCCGAAAGA TTACGCAGAGAGAGAATTGCAGAGAGAATGAAAGCTCTACAGGAACTGGTTCCTAATGCCAACAAG ACAGACAAGGCTTCAATGCTTGATGAGATCATCGACTATGTCAAATTCCTCCAGCTCCAAGTCAAG GTTCTGAGCATGAGCAGATTGGGCGGTGCTGCTGCTGTTGCTCCCCTTGTTGCGGATATGCCCTCTGAG GGTGGTGGTGATTGTATTCAAACCAGCGCCAACGGTGGGTCCCTTCCGCGCAATTCTAACGGCAACCAAACGTCGTCCAGTAACGACAGTTTAACGGTGACGGAGCAGCAAGTGGCGAAGCTGATGGAAGAGGACATGGGCTCCGCCATGCAGTACCTTCAAGGCAAGGGCCTTTGCCTCATGCCCATCTCCCTCGCCACTGCCATTTCCACCGCCACGTGTCATTCCAGGAACCCCATGATCAACAACGGAAACGCGAACAACGGCGGCAACCACCCGCTGCTTCAATCAACCGGCGAAGGGCCTTCCTCACCTAGCATGTCGGTGTTGACTGTCCAGTCAGCCACGATGGGTAACGGCGTTGTCGACGGTTCCGTTAAAGATGCCGCCTCCGTTTCCAAGCCTTGA